The region GCAATCGGCCAAGGGGCCATTGACAACACTACGCTGCAAATGGAAAAGCGGGCAAAGGAATCTTTGGAACTGCGAGCGGTAGAACTGGCTGATCGAGTGACCCAGTTGCTCCATTCCTGTGAAGGGGACCTATTCACCCTTGCCATGCTCCCGCGAACGGCTGAAATCTACGGGCGTTTCTCGCTCAATCACCGCAAAACCATATGGGCGCGAGAGGGAACCAACGAGGACCCGGTCGAGGTTCACAAGGAAATACCCCTCTATCGGGAAATCGTTTTCATCGGCCCTGGCGGAATGGAGGAGATCCGCATCACGGAAGATCGCATCGCGGAGGCGGCAGAATTACGCGACGTGAGCAAACCCGAAAACACGACGTACAAATCCGAGAAATACTTTCAGGAGACAAGGAAGCTCAAGAAGGGCGACCTCTATGTCTCTCATGTAACCGGCTGGTTCGTCTCCCGTGACGAACAACTCCAGGGGGCGGGCAGTGTCGAGGAGGCATTAGAAGGGAAAAAATTTGAGGGAGTGGTCAGAATAGCAACTCCTTGTTTCACGGAAACCGGCAAATTTGAAGGCATTGTAATGGTGTCACTCGACCATCGCCATCTGATGGAGTTGACGCTGCACATTCTTCCTACTGACGAGCGATTCGTGGTCTTTCCCAGCTATTCCAGCGGCAACTACGCGTTCATGTTCGATGACGAGGGTTGGATCATCGCTCATCCGAAGTTCTACGACATTCGCGGGATCTACCCCGATGGCAGCGAATGTGATCCTACGGCTCCATCATACACGCGGGAGAAGCTTTTAGCCGGTGAAGTGCCTTTCAACCTGGATCATGTGGACTTCATTAATCCCAACTATTCCAATATGGCACGAGAAGTGCGAGCAGGACGGTCGGGAGTGGTCAGCACCTATAACGTGGGCGGAATTCCGCGTGTCATGGCTTACGCTCCGATCTTCTATGACCGGATCCCGTACAACAGGCACGGCGTCTTTGGAGGAATGACCATCGGAGTTCAGACGGCCAAGTTCGCCGAACCTGCTTTGATGGCAAGCGCCAAGATCGATGACATAGTTGCTCAGACGAAACTGAATACCTTGATAATCCTGGGGATCACAGCTCTGGCCGTTATTCTCTTGGGGACCGTTCTGGCGCGGAGATTCACGCAACCTATCATGTATCTCGCGCGCAAAGCGCGGCAAATAGCCGAGGGACATATTCCCTACTACGTGGCGGTTCAAACCGGAGACGAATTGGAGCTGCTGGGCCGAAATTTTGATGACATGGCCACGGAGATACGCCGGCACCGGGAGAGTCTCGATAAATCATTCGCTGAACTCGCGGATTCCAAGAAATCCGTGGAAGGATACAGTCGTCAACTGGAAACGCAATTGAAAGTCCTGAAAAACGTGCATTACCTTAGCCAATACCTGACCACGGCGTATGACCGAGAACTGGTGCTCCAAACAGTGCTCAAAACGTGCGTGGAGGGTTTGGGGTATGATCGGGCCGTCCTGTATCTGTACGAACAAGATACCCGACGTCTCACTTGCCACCAGACTTTCGGATTCTCACCCGAACACGAAGCCGGAGTAATGGGCTCTTCATACGATATTGATCGCCACGATTGCATACCTACCAAGGCTTTTCGTTTTGGGGAAACCCTCTTGGTCAAGGATGTCCGCACTGATCCGAGGACGACTCCCATCGACCTCGACATCGGAGAAGCCGCAGAAACGGATTGCTTCGTGTTCACGCCTATCAAGAGCCGTGATCGGGTCATTGGAGTCCTCGGCGCGGACACGAATACAAGTTCCAGGGAGATCAGGGACGTTGAGATCGAATCACTGGAGATCGTAGCCAACGACGCGGCTCGTGCCATTGAACGCTCTGAGCTGCACAGCAAACTGGTTGCGGAACGGAATTTTATTAAGTCGATCGTCACTTCTATGACGAGCGGAATCATCACACTCGACGAGTCCGGATGCGTCACCTGGTTCAATCCATACAGCGAAGCGGTGTTCAAAATACGCCCTGAAGACGCTCTGGGCAACCACTACAGAGACGTGTTCGGGGCGTTTCCGGATTGGATTGACCTGATCGACCGTTGCCTGGATTCCCCGGAGTGTGTGCCGGGTGCCCTGGAGAAACTTTCCGTTCGTCAGGACGGCAAGGAAACTGTCCTGGAAGTTCACTTCTCGAGAATCGAGCCGCAAAAGCCTCACCAGAGCATCTTTCTGATCTTTATTCAGGACGTCACACAGCGCAAGCATATGGAAGAGCATATTAGACGTTCGGATAGGCTGGTGAGTCTGGGTGTTCTGGCGGCAGGAATCGCCCACGAGATGCGAAATCCTCTCACAGGCCTCTCTCTGCTAATGGACGACGTGCACGATCATCTTCCGGACGGTTCCCAGGCTAGGGACCTCGTGCGGCGATCGCTCCAAGAGATCGACAGGCTGGAGAATCTGATCAATGGCCTGTTGGATTTTGCCGCCCCTTCGCGGCAGGTGAATCTGGAGGTTCGTCCCCTGGGAGATGTGTTGCACAAGACCCTGTTTCTCCTGAGAAAGCTTTGCAGGAACCACAAAGTCACATTGAACGGGCACGCGGATGAATCTCTTCCCCTGCTTCACCTGGATGCCGACAAGTTGCAGCAGGCCCTGTTGAACCTTCTTCTCAATGCCGTTCAGGCGATGCCCGAAGGCGGAGATCTCACTGTCGAAGTAAAGGAAGTGCCCGCGCTCGAATCCCTTCTTTCAGGGCCTGCTGTGCGTATTATTGTGAGCGACACGGGAACAGGGATAGCGCCTGAGGACATTCCTTATATTTTCGATCCCTTTTTTACCCGCAGCCCGTCAGGATGCGGACTGGGATTGGCCATCGTGCACGGCATTGTCCAGGAGCACAAAGGCCGGATCTCCGTTTCCAGCGAACTGGGCAAGGGCACAACCTTCCAGGTGGACCTACCCACAGCGCAGGAGCCCTCGAAAGAGCAGGAGGCAATGAGTGGGCCGGCGGCCGGGAATTCGCGCGCGGTCATGCCTTGACTTCCAATGGGTGAATTGAATGGAAAAGATCCTTATCGTAGATGATGAATCGTTTATTTGCGAAAACCTGGAGAGGATTCTCCAGGAGGAGCACTATGGCACTGTGACCGTGCAACACGGTAAAGCTGCGCTGAGTGCCCTACGAGAAGAGGCTATTGATCTGGTTTTTCTCGACTTGAAACTGCCGGACATTCCAGGCCTGGATGTCCTTAGAACTATAAAGGAAATGGAGCCTGATCTCTTCGTCATCGTCATGACGGGTTACGCTTCTGTGGAATCTGCGGTGGAAGCCTTGAAGTTGGGAGCTTACGACTACATCAAGAAACCTTTCAAGGCCGATGTAATCAAGCTTATTGTCAAGTTGGCTTTGGAAGCACAGGGACTCAAGCGAGAAGTTCGGGTCCTGAAGAAGCAGCATGAAGGGCTCCTGGGAGATCGCGCGCTCATTTCAGAAAGTCGGGCTTTCGACGAGGTGCTGAAGCAGGTGCGGGAGGTGGCCAAACATGCTGAGGCCACGGTCTTGATCACCGGAGAAACAGGAACCGGAAAGGACCTGATTGCGCGAACCATTCACAATCTGAGCCCTCGAGCGAATCGGCCGTTTCTTGAGATCAACTGTGCCACTCTGCCTGAAAACCTCTTGGAAAGTGAACTCTTTGGTTATGAGAGCGGGGCGTTTACCGGAGCCAAGGGCAGAAAAATAGGACTTTTTGAAGCTGCAAACGGCGGAACGATTCTTTTGGATGAGTTGGGTGAAATGAATCTTGGCCTGCAAGCGAAGCTTCTGCGGGTTTTGGAGGACAAGAAAGTCCGAAGGTTGGGCGGGACCCACTTGCATGAGATAGACCTAAGAATCATTGCCGCCACCAATCAGGACCTGAGAGAAGCCATTAGGATAAAGCGTTTTCGGGAAGATCTTTTCTATCGCCTTCATATTGTGCCGATTCATTTACCACCTTTGAGGGAGCGGCCCGAGGATGTGATGGCACTCTCAAAGTATTTTCTATCGGAATATTCCCGCAAGTTTGCTCGGACGTTCAATGGAATTACCGTAGAAGCACAACAGCTGCTACTCAGGTACGCATGGCCCGGCAATGTTCGTGAGTTGCGCCACGTGATCGAACGGATTTGCATCATGCACGATGCCGATATGCTACAAGCGGACCATCTTCCTAAAGAATTGACCAACAACTCTCATGAGACAGAGACTCACCCGTACCCACACGATTTCAGCATTCCGCCGGAAGGAGTCAATCTGGACCAAAAAGTGGAGGAATTCACTTCCCGGCTCATCGAAAAGGCAATGCAGCTTGCAGGGGGAAACATTTCACAGGCGGCCAAATTACTGGGCATTCCGCGCGGAACCCTTCGTTACAAGCTGGAAAAGTATGAGGCAGGAAAAAGGCCCCAAGAGGATCGGCCCTAGCTCGTTGGAAATACCGCGACCTAAGTTGTCATTGCAGCATTGAAACAAAATCGGCTTATCAAATTCTTAATATGATATGAGCAGAGGCGCGCGACCGGCACCGGTTTGCCGCGCAATTGCGAATGGTGGGTTGAGGCAGTAAAAGAGGAAGGATCCGGAATGATAAGAACTTGTTTGATAATCCTCTGGGCCGGCGTTCTCGTACTATCGGATTATGGCGTCGGTTCAGCTCAACCTCTGGCAATGGAAAACCGCCTTTCGGATGCAGGCCATGTTATAAAAGATATGATGGAAGCCCCGGATGCCGGCATACCTAGCGACCTTTTGAAGCGAAGCCAAGGTATTATTGTTTTCCCGTCTCTGCTGAAGGCCGGCCTTGGAGTCGGCGGCCATTACGGCAAAGGCGTGGTGCTCCGAAGGAACCCCTCGACGGGAAAATGGGGCCCTCCGGCCTTCATAAGGCTCGTAGGAGGGAGCTTTGGCTGGCAGATAGGGGTTCAATCCACGGATCTGGTTTTGTTGATAATGAGTGACGTGAGCCTCAGAAGCCTCTTCAAGGACAAGTTTACCATCGGAGCAGACGCTTCCATCGCGGCGGGACCGGTTGGGAGAGACGCTTCCGCGGCTACGGACATCGGCTTATCCTCGGGCATTCTTTCTTACTCACGGGCCCAAGGAATCTTTGTGGGCGTTTCGGTCAAAGGTAGCGTTATTGAAGCGGATTGGGAGGCCAACGAAAGCTATTATGGTTCGGAGGTTTCCATTATTGATGTCTTCTTCAAAAGCAAAGGCACAGTATCCCCTGCCGGTCGTAACCTCATGACCCTGCTTAATAAATATGGACGGTGAACCAAGGGGGAAAGCGATCTTGCGGAGCGCTGTCGTGGGCTGCTTGATTTCATGGGGGACGAAGGGTGTCGAACACGGGAACAAAACACGTGGAATTCACAGAGTACTATCCGGGTGTGTTAGGACGCATAACCGAACTTCACGCGACTTATTACCATGAAAACTGGGGATTTGATCTTTCTTTCGAGATTCAGGTTGCCAGGGAACTGGCAGAGTTTATGAGCCGGTTCAATGAATCTCGGGACGGGCTTTGGGTCGCAAAGTCGGAAAATGGCCTTGCCGGAGCTGTGGCTATCGACGGGGACTTGTCGGAGACTGAAGGGGCCCGGCTTCGCTGGTTTATCGTGGAGCCCGTTCTTCAAGGCCGAGGGGTGGGGCGTCAGCTTATCAAAAAAGCCGTTGAATTCTGCATCGCTGCCGGTCATCGCAAGGTATTCTTGTGGACGTTCAAAGGTCTGGATTCCGCGCGGTCTTTGTACGAATTGGAGGGGTTCCGGCTCCTAGAGGAGCATGACGTGAATCAATGGGGCCAGCAGATCCAAGAGCAGAAGTTTGAATTGATCCTATGAGGCTGAGGCAAGAGAGTGTGAATGGACAGTGTTTGCACGAGGACGCAGATTGCGTTCAACTGTCATCCGCAAATGGGTTGCGGGCCATGCGGCATGTACAGTTTCCCTCGTCTCCTTTGTTCCACTCATTGATCATTTCCTTCAAGGCGGCCCTATCCAGGCCGAGGTAACTCTTAACTTTCCCTTGGGTAATAAGCCTCATCTTATATGCGAAGAAAACCGCTTCTTCCAGCAACGCGGGGGAATAGGGGAGACGCTCGGTGAGAAGCCCATGACGGTCCAGCAAGTCCAGAACCTCTTTGTAAGCCGACGTGGCCGCGGGGGACTTCCCTTGGTTTTCCATGGTTACCTCGAAGACGCACAAGATTGCCAACAACTTATAGCAGAACGTTTTCAGATGCGTAACTTTGCGAAGCCGATGCGTTGCCGGCCGCGGCAGAATTGCTCCGCTACGGGCAGCGCAGCCTGCCTTCACTTCGGAGACCCGCGGCCGCGGACTTGAGCCAATATCGCCTGTTGGACCGCGCATTGATATTAGTCCCCCGCGATCCAATTCTGTTTCCCACGAGAAAGGCTGACATCTGGTGTGCATGAAACTTTGCCACCTGGAAACTCACGATTTTCTATTCTTGCCCTTACGGCTTTCTAACAATGGAGATCCATTTTGATGAGCGGCCCCGTAAGGGAACACTCGAATCAAACATACGGAGGAGGAGAAAAATGTTTAAGAAGATTGCGCTAATTCCCGTACTAGCCGGTCTACTAGTTGCCGGCAGTGCTTTCGCAGTTCAAGTTGATCCTGAACTCCAGTCTTACCAGACCGTCAGCGGCGTGTCCGGAAATATAAAGTCCGTGGGCTCCGACACCTTGAACAACCTTATGACCCTTTGGTCGGAAGGTTTCAGATCCAAGTATCCGGGCGTAAAGATCGAGATCGAAGGTAAAGGCTCCTCCACCGCTCCGCCGGCCTTGATCGAGGGAACCGCTCAATTCGGACCTATGTCTCGCGAGATCAAAGCATCCGAGATCCAAGCCTTCGAGAAGAAATATGGGTACAAGCCTTCGGTCGTCCGCACCGCAGTCGATTCTTTGGCCGTTTTTGTCCATAAAGACAATCCGATCAAATGCCTCAGCTTGAAGCAACTTGACGCTATTTTTTCCAAGACGCGCAAGGGCGGCTTTCCGAAAGACATAAAGACTTGGGGCGATCTAGGTCTTACCGGCGAATGGGCAGGCAAACCCATCTCTTTATACGGCCGTAATTCCGCTTCAGGGACCTATGGCTATTTCAAGGACGTGGCCTTGTTTGGAGGAGATTACAAGGACGGTGTCAAAGAACAACCCGGGTCCTCAGCCGTGGTCCAAGGTATAGCCTCAGATAAGTACGCAATAGGCTATTCCGGTGTCGGTTACGCCACAGCCGATGTGAAGATCGTGCCTTTGGGCGCCGCTGAAGGGAAATGTGTCGAAGCAACTGCCGAGAATGCATACGCGGGAGACTATCCGCTTGCTCGATTCCTGTACATCTATTTCAATAAGAAACCAGCGGATGCGCTGAATCCTGTCATGGGTCAATTCATCAAGTTTGTGCTCTCGAAAGAGGGACAGCAAGTCGTGATCAAGGACGGCTTCTATCCTGTATCCAAGCTCCTGGCGGACGAGGACCTTAAAAACCTGGGGATTAAATAATAGGGTTCCCGGGCTGTGAAACTAAAAGCACCTCAGGGCGGACAGACTGCATTGCTCTCCACCCTGACTTTTTACGCCAGCTTCCCCGGAATGGAGGTGAGGCCTGCGCCAATTCCCACCAAACGGGCTCTGGCACCTCATACCAATGCCCTTTCGTACAAGTGAAGATGGCGGGCATCCCGCGTGCCGCGGGACCGCCACCGCATTATGGTAGCGGCCGGCGTCCCTGCCGGCCATTCCTAATGTCACTTCGTTGAACGCGCATTGGTATCAGGACGCATTTACCCATACCGGTCTTTCCGAAGCCAATCTCTGTAGCTCTCGTAGTCAGGTAAGAGACGTTCATATTCCGACGACATGAGGGACGACGAGATCATGAAATCAGCAGACGACCTGTTGCACGCCACGGGAATGTTCCATACCACTGCGATCCTCAGGAGCGCCTTTACATCCGGATCGTGCGGCTGCGGTTCAAGAGGGTCCCAGAAGAAAATGACAAAGTCGATCTGGCCTTCGGCAATCTTTGCACCGATTTGCTGATCACCGCCAAGGGGTCCGCTTTGCAGTTTGATGATTTCGACCCCGAGGGATTTTTCTAAAACCGCGCCGGTGGTACCTGTGGCATACAGCTCATGTTCCGCCAGCAGGTCATGGTTGAATTTGGCCCATTCAATGAGGTCGCGCTTTTTATTGTCGTGAGCCACAAGAGCGATTCTTTTCCTCTTTTTCATTTCGATCATCTGGTATTTCACGCGAATCACCTCTTCCCGTCAAGTTGCCGCGGTGCAGCCGCATTCTTTCAATTCCTCCAGGCCATTCCGGTGAAGGGAACTGCTTACCATCCATTATCATACTTGGGAGTCGCTTGCTGTATTGGTGTTGCGCCGGGTGGTCATTTGCCTTTGTCCTCGTCCGGAGCCTTCTCGTCGGCAGGTTTGCCGAAAGGGCGACCATTAAGGGCTGCCCTTTCGTCATCTTCATTTGATTCTTCCGGCAGTCTCGGTCATCCGCGCTAACGGAGGATTAGGATTGGTGGAAATCTTCATTAAACGTCACAGATAACAGACGAGGCGAGGTCACCGTCGGTTCTCGGTCACCGCGAGTAGTGAGGTGACGAAGGAATCTAAGCGCCTAAAGCGAAAGATTGCTTCCCCCGCGTTTCAGCGGGGTCGCAATGACACATTTGCCGCGCGTTTTTTGCGTCGCTAGGCTGACCGGTTATGGCCATCTCAAGAAATGGTTTGAAAATTGTCTTTTGAGAGATTATCCTCATAACTTTCAACCCATTTATTCGGTCAGGAAACATGAAAACAATAAAAGTTGAAGATGTTACGGCCGCGGTCAGGCGTTTGGCCATGGACGCGTGCACCATCCTGGGCGACGATGTAATTCAGGCCCTCGAGAGGTACCAGGTGACTGAGGAGTCGGTGACCGGCCGGGAAATACTGAGCAGAATCATCGAGAATGCGCGCATAGCGAGGACCGAGAAAATTCCCTTGTGCCAAGACACCGGCATGGCGGTAGTCTTTGTGGAGATCGGCCAGGAGGTGCATTTCTCAGGCGGAGGTTTGCTCGAAGCAATTCACGAAGGCGTGCGACAAGGATACCGAGACGGCAACCTGCGAAAATCTGTGCTCGATCCGCTTAGCCGCGTGAATACCGGGGACAATACCCCGGCGGTCATACATACGGAGTTGGTGCCCGGAGAGAAGTTCAAAATCACGCTGGCGCCCAAAGGGTTCGGATCGGAAAACATGAGCCGGGTCATGATGTTTCCCCCGTCGGCTGGAATTGATGGCGTGAAGAACTTCATTGTCCAAAGGGTCGAAGAATCCGGTGGCAATCCTTGTCCGCCGATTGTGGTAGGCGTGGGCCTTGGGGGTACTTTTGAAAAAGCGGCCTTTATGGCGAAGAAAGCCCTTCTCCGCCCGCTGGGGACTCCTAACTCGGACGAGGTCCTGGATGGGCTGGAAAAGGAACTGCTAGAGAGAATTAACAAGCTTGGGATAGGCCCAATGGGGTTGGGGGGAAGCACCACAGCTCTGGCTGTGCATGTGAATGCTTACCCCACCCACATCGCAAGCATTCCATGCGCGGTAAATATCCAGTGTCATTCGTGCCGCCACGCGGAGGTAGAACTGTGAAAAGCGAAGCCAGGAAACTGACAGCTCCTCTTGACGAGGCGGTGGCAAGGGAACTGCGCGCAGGCGATAGTGTGATTCTTTCAGGGACAATCATCACCGGCAGGGACGCGGCCCACAAACGAATGACCGAGCTGATTATAGCCGGCAAACAGCTCCCCTTCTCGATTCAAGGAGAGGTAATATATTACGTTGGACCGACGCCTGCGCCTCCGGGCAGACCCATAGGCGCTGCCGGACCAACCACCAGCTACCGCATGGATGCTTACGCTCCTTTGCTAATGGAGCACGGGCTTAGAGGTATGATAGGCAAAGGCCGTCGTTCGGAGGAAGTGAAGCAGGCCATGATGCGATGGGGAGCAGTTTACTTTGCCGCCATCGGTGGAACCGGCGCGCTGATCTCGAAGACGATAAAGGAGGCCACGGTAGTTGCTTGGGAAGAACTCGGCCCGGAGGCTGTCAGGCGATTGGTAGTGGAAGACCTACCGCTGATAGTTGCGACCGATTCCCGCGGAGGCGACCTCTATGTAACCGGCCCGGAGGCATTCAGGAAATGATGCGGCCCGGGGGCGGCCAACGCCCCCACCTGACTCGCTGGTTTGGACGCGATTAAGCCAAGATCACGGAATCCCCCCGACCTAGAACGATTGTCAAATTTTTGTCGTTTTTCATCCGTCCCTGAACGGGTGCAGATTGTCGCTCGGGTGCCACTGCTGGCTTGTCCAGTCCAACGTTTCGCGGGATTTCTTGGTGGATGCACTGCTGGACAAGCCAGCAGTGGCACCCACTACAAGTAAATCACCTGATTTCAAGACATTACCGCAAGAGACATCTTCACAGGAAATCAGACAATTTCTGAGACTTACTATAAACCCTACCTCTTATGCCCCTTCCTTATCCTCCAATTTTGATAGCTGGCAAAAAGTGATGGTCCGAACAGCACTGCCAGAAAGACCACCCCACAAAGTGCAATGACTAACGGGAGAATCAACTCAGAGGTGTCCAGAATCAATTTCGACTCCTTTCCGACGCATCAATAGGAGGGATTATAACTCCTCAAAAGACCGAAGGCCATACCGGGTTCCTTGGAAATAAACATACCCTCTTGCGTCGGTATGGACCGAGCGATCGAGATTGCGTAAGCATTCAGTTACGCGGGGGAATTTGCCATTCTCTGTCATTGCGAGGAGTGAAACGACGAAGCAATCTCAGCGCTTGAAAGCAGCGATTGCTTCGCTTCGCTCGCAATGACAATCTTTCGCCGCTAATAACTGAACACTTACAAGATTGCCCTTGAATTGCTGGATCATTTCCCTTATTCTGGTACATAAGAGGTGGAACAGATCTTCATTCCGAGGCGACTGATGAAACCCGGAGCGTAGTGATGCCCTGGGTAAACAACAATTGCCCGAACCCCTCATTTTGGACTGGGTCCGGTCTCTTGGAAGAGGCTGGATCTGACGGTTCGACTATTGAGGTCGAGAGCCGTGATAATTAAAACAGACAAACGAGAAACAAGACAGAAACAGCCAAGAATCTCCACGCGAAAAAAGTCGGTAGGCTTGTTGCCGCTCTGACGAAATTGCTGCCGGGAAACTGCCTAGTTCGCTAATTATTATAGCTATATGTCGCGGTTCGCAACAAAGGCCGGAAATCTTAAAAGGGGGTCTTCGGCCATGTTTCGTGGAATTTGGCCCAATTTTGTTCTTGGTAAATGTATTCCGGACGATCGTCCTGTCAGTACTACATTTCTGATCGGCGAAGGAAGATTTTCCACGAGATTTTTCGGCCGATCGACTTCAGCCCGCGTGCACTCTCTGTGTCGTGTCAACTTCAACCCGGAACCAAGCTATCTCCAATCACCGGCATCGGTATTCGTTCCGCCCGTAGAGCGTTCGCGGACAGACGGACTGAGGAGGCCCACCGAGTACCCGTGTGCCAACAAATCTTGTGCCTAGCCTGGCTTGCAATGAATTTACGCGACTCAGCCCTCAGGGGACCTCTTCAAACAAAGCTTTGGCTGGTCGAAAATTGCCTGGCAGTCTTGGAACCGGCACAAACAAATCTACAGGAGGTTGCCCCATGGATTTCGTCGAACGCGTCAAAGACATGACCCGAGATCAGGTGGTCAACACCATGATAGGATTGTTAACGCATGTGTCTCCGGATACGTTCATGAAGCTTAGCATTCTGGCATCGAGGCTCATACAGGGAGACCAGGCCAACGCGGCCGTGGATGCGGTCATTGAAAGTCTGCGGGAGGGAGAAAACGGCCAAGCTGCCCGCATGTTCAAGAGAGTGATGACTCAACTATCACCCCACTGCTTGAAGACCGTGGCTCGCAACCTTTTCATCAATGGGCTGCTGCGGAGTTCCAGCATCCGAGCGGACTTCGAGAAGAGGGAAGGGTTCGGGCCGCCATTCACCATACTGATCAGTCCCACCGCTCAGTGCAATCTTCAGTGCACAGGTTGCTATTCGGGGAAATACGTCAGGGAGAAAGGGCTCTCTTACGAGTTGATGGACCGTCTCCTGGGTGAGGCGCGGGATATCGGTGCTCTATTCATTGTCCTCAGCGGGGGGGAACCGCTTACTCGCAAGGACGACCTGTTCCCTCTGATAGAAAAGTACAACGACATGTATTTCATGTTTTATACAAACGGCACTCTTATAAACGATGCCGTAGCCGACGAGCTTTACAGGCTGGGCAACGCGGGCGCAATCATGAGCCTGGAGGGATTTGAAGAAGATACCGACGCGCGCCGAGGAAATGGAGTTTTCAAAAAGGTAATGGCCACGATGGACCGGTTAAGGGAGCGAGGCGTGCCGTTCGGAACCTCTCTCACAGTGACAAGCCGGAATGTGGAGAAGCTTACAAGTGACGACTTCTTTGCCCACCTTGCGGACAAGGGGGTCATGGTCTGCTGGTTCTTCCTATTCATGCCCGTGGGCAAGGACCCGGACGTGTCGCTCATGCCGTCTCCGGAGCAGCGGGAATATCTCCGACAGCGAGGCACGGCTCTCAGGGCCAAATATCCTATCTTCATCGCTGACTTTTGGAACGATGCCCCCTATGTTGGAGGCTGCATAGCCGGTGGACGAAATTATATTCACATAAACGCAAACGGTGATGTGGAGCCCTGCGTCTTCACGCATTTTGCAGTGGATAAGATCCACGAGAAAACCCTGTCGG is a window of Desulfomonile tiedjei DNA encoding:
- a CDS encoding Fe-S-containing hydro-lyase; translation: MRGKYPVSFVPPRGGRTVKSEARKLTAPLDEAVARELRAGDSVILSGTIITGRDAAHKRMTELIIAGKQLPFSIQGEVIYYVGPTPAPPGRPIGAAGPTTSYRMDAYAPLLMEHGLRGMIGKGRRSEEVKQAMMRWGAVYFAAIGGTGALISKTIKEATVVAWEELGPEAVRRLVVEDLPLIVATDSRGGDLYVTGPEAFRK
- a CDS encoding radical SAM protein — translated: MDFVERVKDMTRDQVVNTMIGLLTHVSPDTFMKLSILASRLIQGDQANAAVDAVIESLREGENGQAARMFKRVMTQLSPHCLKTVARNLFINGLLRSSSIRADFEKREGFGPPFTILISPTAQCNLQCTGCYSGKYVREKGLSYELMDRLLGEARDIGALFIVLSGGEPLTRKDDLFPLIEKYNDMYFMFYTNGTLINDAVADELYRLGNAGAIMSLEGFEEDTDARRGNGVFKKVMATMDRLRERGVPFGTSLTVTSRNVEKLTSDDFFAHLADKGVMVCWFFLFMPVGKDPDVSLMPSPEQREYLRQRGTALRAKYPIFIADFWNDAPYVGGCIAGGRNYIHINANGDVEPCVFTHFAVDKIHEKTLSEVLHSDFFATIRSKQPYSENLLTPCMIIDNPDVYRTVVRACGAYPTHDGAEDVIVKIKDDLDDYGRRVRALEDEVWATVKHEFGYTDAGRAI